AATGTCAGGACCCACAATCCATACATAGTCTTTTCACCCTTATCTAATTTGGGTGCTTAGCTACTTTATCATCACTCACATAAAGGCCACTACCTAGTTTTTGCAACATGTTCAATGCAtcaaatccaaaaagaaaagtCTCTCCCATTTGTCATTGAGCACATGTACATTAACTCCCTTGGCTCAATGACCCTCATCCACAAACTCACAATGGACCCCTATAATGGTAAAAAAGGAACCACCATTTAACTTTGTTGCCTTGTGTGTGTGCTTTGAATCTGATACATCAAGTACATTTTCAAAGATTGCAGCAACCAGACAAAGTAactattatatttgatttaccAAGTTTATTTGTTCATTGATGCAGATTTTTAGCTATGGCATTGGCATCTCTAAGTCATGTTTCTGAGTACAAGTGATTGTTAATGACAATTCTAACAACCACAGGAATTCTTACTACATGAATGCCATCTTCCCAGTATAGGTTTCCGAACGAGTATCTTCCTTGAACTTTTAGTTGAGAACAAAAGGTTACCTTGAACTTCAGCTTCTTTGTTGTTGAATTGAATGTCAAAATCCATGGCTCGACACTCACGTCAATGCCTGCGGGAGCTTGAATGCGGGCTACATAAATGGAGTTCACTGGACCGACATTTGTAACGGTTCTTGAGACGGTCATACGTTGCTTAAGCTCAGGTAATGTTATAGAAGGCAAATTTAGATTTCGGAGGAACTTGACTGATTTATGACATGGGGTGTGAACCCTAGTCATTAACCTGATGGCAGTGCTGTTATAACCCATTGCATAAAGGAAGCAGACATAATCTGAGGGTTTAATGTCATAAATGAGACCTGGGTCTAGAGCTTTATTTGGATCTACATTGCCACCTCCATAATCAAATGGGTCAGCTTGCTTGTGGGGTGCTCCCTCAGCTACTGTATTTTGGCCATATTCATCCTTCATAGAAGCTTCTCgaaccgaaaaagaaaaaaagaatgttGCATTAACAAGTTTTAAAAGCAAACcagaactaaaaaaattatgttttattacctGTTGTTACTAGTGCAGACTTAATTGCTGCAGGGCTCCACTTGGGATGGATTCCTTTGAGAAGTGCAACAATGCCGGATATATGGGGACAAGCCATGGAAGTTCCCGAATCAAGTTTAAAGTTAAATGGAGATGCTTTAGTTTGAGGAGAATTGAGTAGCTTGGATGAAGCAGCAGGTGACCAGGAGGCCAATATATCAACTCCTGGAGCAGCAATGTCTGGCTGAACAATGCATTGACATATGTTAAAACAGAAGGCTATGTAACTTCTCTATGGAAAAAGACTGCTAATACCTTCAACACTGATGGTGAAAGGGAACTAGGTCCTCGTGATGAAAAATACGCTATTTCTGGGGCTAGCTGTTGTCCGATAACCGTCTTTGAGAAGCTGAACTTGACGACTGGCTTTCTGTTACATGAAAGAGTTCATTAATATATCAGAGACCTTCTGATGGAATCTCAAGATATAGGGTTCAACTCATATCTGATGCAAATGACCTGCTTGCAGCCATGTAAGTCAGCAGAGATGTCCCAGCTTCAAAGTCCACTTGGACACAGGGAAAACTCCATGGACAAGAGACATCTTTAGTAGGAAACTGTGCAAATATAACTCCTGCACCCTTGAGCTCAAGTACAGATTTCGAAGCAATGGCAGCCGACCTCTGCCACCGAGATTGGAAACAAAGAATTACTTTACCTCTTGCTAGAGTGGCATTCAGAGTTTCCAAATCACAACTTCTGCAAAAGTAAACAATACCAAAATATTTAATCGTAGTCCGTATCTAGATCGCAAAGATTCATGTGACAAGAACCTAAGTACCAGTCTTACCCTGCACTGGTTCCATCAATATTAGTGGCTGCAATATCTGCTCCATATACAATAGGATGAAACTTGTTCAAGCCCCTTCCTGTATAGAAAGACTGGCCCTGTATGAAAAACGTAAAAGTCATAGCTAAATAAACAAAGAATACAATTGTACTTTTCTATCAATGACTTGCAATTTAGAATCGAATATCTACCAGTAGATGGTAGTTCCATCACGAGCAAAACATGTCAGTAAAACCttgcaaaatttttttgatCATTGAGAAGAAAATTATGAATTACCACTACAGTTTGGTTGTTCCCCAGGGTGATCACTGCAGGGAAATCTCGATCAATAGTGCTTGCAGCAACAGTCATAACCCAAGGAGCAGTATTAATGACAGTTTGAGGATAAGGACCAGTGTTGCCTGCAGAGCATACAACAGATATTCCTCTTGCTACAGCGTGGAAAGAACCAATAGCCAGCGCATCATCAACGTAAGTTGAAAGTGGAGGTGGTGAGCCCAAAGATGCCGAAATAATATCCACACCATCAAAGATAGCATCATCAATTGCGGCAAGAAGGTCAGCTGAGCTACAGCCACCAGTAGCCCAACAAACTTTGTAGATAGCTAACCATGATGAAGGAGCACCTCCTCTGGCTATTCCTTGGGCTAGTCCCCTAAAGTTTGCATTTTTTACTTCAGCACCACTTGCAGTAGATGAGGTGTGAGTACCATGGCCCACAGCATCTCGAGGAGACAAGAACTCAACCCCATCACTTGGGGAAAGCTTTCCAAATTCAGCTTCATACCCTTTAATGTACCAACGTGCACCGATAATTTTCCTGCTTCAAATACCCTAGAGTTAGATACCTTATACTTCAGCCAACCAGAACACCAAACACAACACACAGTTCATTTGAACTTCGAAATGTTcccttttaacaaatttattagaTATTACTTTGACAatgaactttgaaaaataaaagaaaatttggtcTTGATACATAAGCTATATGAATTCGGCAGCATAGTACTAACAATGGAATAGTAATTGTCAACAGACAGCAGGTCTTCATAAACTTAAGCCAAATATGGCATCAAACTGCATTCATTCTTGAAAATCTGGGACTAAACAaatgtgaaaaagaaaggagaTTGCTCCTTAATAAAGGAATATTAATGgattcttgtaaattttaacctGAAACATACTGCAAGTGTTAAGAAGTAAATTCTCCTATTTTGAAACTCATTAGATAAAAATTCCAGTGGTAACCCCTAAATTCAAGAGTGGACAGATATGAATTCCTTatgtttatttcaaattattcaacaagTTGTTGCCTGCAACATGATGCACATAATCTTGACATTGATTTGATAAAGGatagcaaaaaaaaatgttagagCAAGAAATGGTAAGAGTATTGATCAAAGCAATTATACCTATTGCAATGCGAACGGTTAAATCTGTTTCCTTCCTGGCATATCCCTTTCCATCGAGATGGAAACTTTCCCATGCCATCATCTCTGAAGCTTTCGGACTCAGGCCATATACCTTCTCAGGAAAAAATGTATGATTAATGTCAAATTCCTAGAACAACAAAGTTATATAGCTTTCAAAAAGAAGTTGTAGGCTGACCAGTATCCATGACACCAATAATAGTCCCCAAGCCTGAATGGCCTTCTGAAAGAATACCATCCACAATTTGAGGCTTTACTTGCAGGAAATCCCAGCTTCTAGTAGTGTGCAGGTTTAGGATTCTATTTGGAACTACATGAACAACTCCGGGGACATCTGCATAGGCGACAAAAAAACCATCTAAAAGACTAGTTTGAGATAAATATGAAGGAGAAAAAAACAGAGTTTACAGTTCACCAACATTGTTACACCTGCAATAAGCTTAGCTTGAGACTGACTGAGGACTGCAGCAAACCCTGAAAACCCATGTTTGTAGCTGTATAAAATGGATTCCTTGGCAGATTCTTTGCTGTGTTCAATTGAGATCATGGCAGTTTTACTATTTTCCATGTTCCAATCAACTtgtcaaaaacaaaatttgtttattcTTGTAAGCGGAAGTACTAACAGAACCAAGACACATTTCCTTCTTGAATGATATAATTAAGGATAAAGCTGTACCAATGGAATATAAGTGTATGCATATTTATAGCAAATCAAATCTTATTTATCAGTAATGGACTTTTTGCTACTAGTTCCATAATTGAACAACTTTTCACTATAAAATGAGTTAGCTAGCTCGAGATCTAGCATATCAACCACCTATACGCCATAGGTTATGGGGTCGATTCAAACCATAATATGAATAAAGatacagaaaagaaaagctatTGAATAACTAGTGGTGATTGGTGAAGAGAGTTGAAATTGAAACCTTCCAAGAATGTCTGAAAGAATCTGATGATGAGAATCTTCCAGTAGATTTGGCTCATCAGTGTGTCTCTCCCCCATATATACAATATAAACCtgtgaaaaacaaaaaaaaaacgaagATTCTTATATTAAAGGCAAAGAATGATGATGAAGTGAAGCAAGAAacaaataatgaagaaaaaCCCACATTGCTGGAAGCAAGCCCGAGAAGAAACAATGAACATAACAAAGCGATCAAAACAACACACGGCCatgaagaaggaaaagaagcCATAAGAGAGAAAAAGGAATATGATAATCAAAGAGAGAAGGGAATGAAAGAAGATTTACAGTACACAGTGATTTATATGATGAGCTTCTTGCTAGGTAAAAGTTGAGAATTTGATCGTATATAGACAAAGCATTGCGGGGACCGCATTTGATacctgttccactgcactgctacCGCCATTTACGATTAAAAGGCGCTTTGGGTGCTCCATGGATCAGTCGTTTGTCCGATTATGGCCATTGTTTTGTTTGCAATCTTCAGTGTCATCATGATTTGGAGACTGAGGGTCTAATTACggttttagtccctctattatatcaatttgagatttaattttatgctGTTTTAATATATGGTTTTGGTCCCTCTATTTTACTATATATGTTTGGGGTTTGTGGACAGTGGGGaatctataaataattttatgaggggctgaaattgaattataaacttttgagaggtcaaaatataattttatcatgtattagtttatgatttcatcatttttaaaaaggactaaacatttttttttcatttttgggggGACATGGCTCCTACCTACCCCTTTGCATTTCCCCTTATTCATGGAtgtctctctcaacaaaatgTCCGCTGGGCGAAGCCAAAATTTTGCTTAAAGTGGTTGAATTCGAATTATAAATTTCTAAGAGAGCTAAAAATGTAATTTAGCCATTGTATTGATGTAAAATCTTACAATTTTCAAGGgattaaactataaattttatttttggagagggcataatttaatttaatttaaaattttaagagggtccaaaatatgattttacgATTATTAACTTAAAACTTTGCAAATACTCAAGGACTAAACTGATCATATTATCACCTTAACATGTTAATCAATTTAAAgttgaggattaaattatatcaaattgaaataaaagattaaatctaaaattttaacatagttAAGGGACTACAACTATAATAAGAGCAAGACAAAGTTTGTGTGTGTGCTGTTTTTTTCTTcgttttaagttgaaatttcgTAGTGGAAGAAGAAACGTTGACTTAATTTTGGTTGGCTGCATATTTTAGTAAACGAAAGGAGTTATGATGATATTtgatagaaaattttgatttaatagaTTAATGTTTTACTTatcaaaaaaattgtttttaattttatataatataaattattagaatattacatttttcatttctaaggGTATAACTGTTATACCCTATCCAAATTCGACATAGATTTTTagcattagtggcgtttggattaaaaacgccgcaaagcTAAAATATTAACGATGTTTTTGCaaaaatgatgcaaaaaataaaacaataacagCGCTTTTTCATAAACGCCGCCAAAGGTAAAGTAAGAGCGGCGCTTTTTACTTATATCGTGAGTATACCATACTCTATTATACATTATCTTTGTATTAATCACTAGTCTTTTTCTTGGCTTTCACAAAATTTGattcctttattttcataatatcaTTACTAAGTCCAAATTGATAACGCCATTAGTTGTTGACGTTAAAGAGATGGCATAGGATTCTTTTACTATCATTTGATTACACAATCCGAgctaaaagaaaattcaatcaaCCACATtcaactaataataaatttatatgtcaGTTGACTATTTaagaatgttttaaaaaaaattcatatcatCACTTTAAGATAATAGTATTATCATTTTGGATCGAGTcataacattataaaagtagaggcaccaaattatatcaaattaaaataaaaggactaaaaccAGAATTAGACCTTTTTATCGCCAAGCATTGATCAATCACAGAATGATGTCTCAAGTTCATTGCTTTGGCATGTACCAGGTTTTCTTGGTAAAACAGGTAGCTGAAATTACCTTGACATGGCTCCTAAAATACAAAAGAGGGAATGAGATGAAGAAATTAAAACTGATTATACAATGCTAAATAGGCACATAATCATAAActtaattcaccaaaaataatGACTCTATACACACTCACTAGCCACACTGTATCTATTGGCAACCCTTCAAAGCCAACAATGCAGCTCCATAGGCAGCCTCGGTTTGAGTTGCTCGACTCACAGGTAGACCAAGTACTCTCTCTCGAATCTTTGTCCATTTTTCGTTCTTTGCACCGCCTCCGGCGGTGAACACTTCATCGACTTGGGTCGCGCCTAGATCCTTCAACAACATGTATGCCTTTGCCTAATGTATATCTCACCAAATTAAGGTGCAATTTAGAGTTAGCTTTCATCTGTACTAGCAAATAGAATGTTGAACAAGGAGCTATCTCTTTATACCTCTATACGGGCGATGGATTCCAAAATGCCATGCAAGTACTCCACGTCACTTTCTGGTCGTGGATGTAACCTGAACAAAATCGAAAACTCGATAGCATTTTGATCCAAACGCAATGTTTGTAAAAGCTATGTTGATCTCTgactcttccttttttttctttaagtgtCCATGTACAATGTATACCCGTACATGGGTGTGGGGATATAACTCTCTAAGACCCTCCAAATATAAGGAATAacttagaaaactaaaaataccTGTGTAAGATATATATCCTTATCCAACACTGACACACCCGAGTCCAAATAACATGGTTCCCCCTCTTCCATGTTCCAAACAAGCATTTTCACAATTCACCTAATGAATATGCCAGTCACTAGATTTCTTATGCAGTCAACTAACTTCAAAATCCTCAACAGTTCTCAATAACGCATTGTTATCGAGAACTGTAGAGTATCCTATAACAATGTTCTAATGTGGCGAGAGAGATTAAATACCTAGGCTCCATCTTCGGATTTGCCACGGGAAACCTCTCTCCAACTGATTTTAGGGGATAGTAGTCTAAGGGAGAGGCCTCCATGGGATTAATATGTTCACTCAGTTTTTCCAATTGCTCATCACtgaaattttcctttaaaactGCTCCGCCAGTATTCGAAGCTCCTCCGACAAGCCACTTATCGTCAAGGCGATGACTGTACACTCCGTATCTTGCATCCTCTATCCTAGTAGTACTTAGTAGTTTAATTGCAAGGGTTGAACCCAAAGAGGTAacctacataaaaataataaccaaAATTACTGTTGAGGTCCCCAAAAAACAGCTGCAAAATGCACCATGGCAGTCAATAGACAAGAGCcttataattttacaaacagAATTATAGCAGAAAGATGCTTGTCTATAGTTACTTTGGCAATAATGAACCCCATATGACACAGCCTGATGAATATAAGTATGACAACCACAAACAAAGACGCTTCCCATTTCCTGATAAAACACAAACTAAAGTGTAAGTccgaaaaaaaaatacaaaccgCTTTCCCTGGTTTTGTTGCTCGTGCTGCAAGAAAGGCAGCTATGCTATCAGTGGTCCCGGTACATACAATACAATCTTCTGAAAAACCTGCTATGAAAGtgttagtaaaatattaatggCAGTTTCAGCAGCTTAGGCAGGTTTAACTTGCAATCAAAGAATCAACAGCAATcagaacaaataaatataaaactcaGAGCTATCATCACTTCATAATGCTTAACTCTTTTACAGGTGCTAAATCTCAAATTGAACTATTCCCAATGTAAATGCAAAATCTTACATTCTGAGGAGTGAAAAGTATAATGCTTAAACCCCGAAATTTCCTGCCCTTTGAACCATCTAGGAGGCACAGAAAGATATTTAATGGAACAAATTCATACCAAATTGTGTTCTAATATCGCCTTTCAAATGGCCGATTGAAGTTCCCGCGCCTTGACCATAGGTAAAAGTTGAGCATAAGGCTGAGATAACAACCAATCTGGATAGGAGTCAGCTTCGGGATCATAACCAACCTAGACACACATGAAGCAATATCTTAGCCATTTATTGCTTAAATTTGTTCTAGCCTGTAGATTACCAGTTAGGAATCAAAATCCTATACAGTGACTAACGAGTTATTGCATGCAAGACCTTCAGAGCGTTG
The nucleotide sequence above comes from Gossypium raimondii isolate GPD5lz chromosome 13, ASM2569854v1, whole genome shotgun sequence. Encoded proteins:
- the LOC105783604 gene encoding LOW QUALITY PROTEIN: D-ribulose kinase (The sequence of the model RefSeq protein was modified relative to this genomic sequence to represent the inferred CDS: inserted 1 base in 1 codon) codes for the protein MLGSINHSSTLSILLYPLSPKPGCCSSRKLNVRIHPWEKSVEKSVKLRTMVVGCKIENQEMGFQASERLYLGMDFGTSGARYALIDKQGTIHAEGKREYPNYMKEDSLDWALSWKTTLFSLLEDVPVHLRPLVASISLDGTSATTLIIDSKTGEPLARPYLYNESCPDALPLVKSIAPINHTVCSGSSTLCKLVSWWNNDDSDKKSTMLLHQADWLLWLLHGQLGVSDYNNALKVGYDPEADSYPDWLLSQPYAQLLPMVKAXGTSIGHLKGDIRTQFGFSEDCIVCTGTTDSIAAFLAARATKPGKAVTSLGSTLAIKLLSTTRIEDARYGVYSHRLDDKWLVGGASNTGGAVLKENFSDEQLEKLSEHINPMEASPLDYYPLKSVGERFPVANPKMEPRLHPRPESDVEYLHGILESIARIEAKAYMLLKDLGATQVDEVFTAGGGAKNEKWTKIRERVLGLPVSRATQTEAAYGAALLALKGCQ